Proteins from one Myxococcales bacterium genomic window:
- a CDS encoding serine/threonine protein kinase, with protein sequence MSWNVDGRGGLPTSCAVEAIGQLSVDLVERRLHRIHRRLERRPELLDVLIAAHDKGVVHRDLKPENVFLTRDGQIKVLDFGIARLRELSTASNATRDGTSMGTPSYMPPEQARGLWAEVDARSDLWAVGALMFALLTGRAVHEGRTTNELLLSAMTGPAPPLAELEPKLHAAVAAVVDRAVAFEKPRRWPDARAMQNAVRHAYQEMHRAPLSTAPKLTVAPSVADRTLPSTDLVQLSPGLSSDVTALPVARGRTGVSIVRTVLDRPVLAALGAVAVGLVVVIIAGAGVMLARRAASKGASASAVGASDVESVPSPSATPVAGYVVGARWLGVVE encoded by the coding sequence GTGAGCTGGAATGTCGATGGCCGTGGCGGCTTGCCGACGAGCTGCGCCGTTGAAGCGATCGGTCAGCTCAGCGTCGACCTCGTCGAGCGACGCCTGCACCGTATCCACCGCCGGTTGGAGCGTCGTCCAGAGCTCCTCGACGTGCTCATCGCTGCGCACGACAAGGGCGTGGTGCACCGCGATCTGAAACCGGAGAACGTCTTCCTCACTCGCGACGGACAGATCAAAGTGCTCGACTTCGGGATCGCCCGGCTGCGGGAGCTCTCGACCGCGAGCAATGCGACACGCGACGGGACGAGCATGGGCACGCCGTCGTACATGCCACCGGAGCAAGCGCGAGGGCTCTGGGCCGAGGTTGATGCGCGAAGTGACCTGTGGGCGGTCGGCGCGTTGATGTTCGCCCTGCTGACGGGGCGCGCAGTGCACGAGGGACGCACTACGAACGAGCTCCTCCTGTCGGCCATGACCGGGCCCGCACCGCCGCTCGCGGAGCTCGAGCCGAAGCTGCACGCCGCGGTCGCGGCCGTGGTCGATCGCGCGGTCGCGTTCGAGAAACCTCGCCGTTGGCCCGACGCTCGCGCCATGCAGAACGCGGTGCGCCACGCCTACCAGGAAATGCATCGCGCGCCGCTTTCCACCGCCCCAAAGCTCACGGTTGCGCCATCGGTCGCGGACAGGACACTGCCAAGCACGGACCTGGTGCAGCTCTCGCCAGGGCTGTCGTCCGACGTGACCGCGCTTCCGGTGGCCAGAGGAAGAACGGGCGTGTCGATCGTGCGGACTGTGCTCGATCGCCCGGTGCTAGCGGCACTGGGTGCGGTGGCCGTTGGATTGGTGGTCGTGATCATCGCCGGGGCCGGCGTGATGCTCGCAAGGCGCGCGGCGTCGAAGGGCGCGAGCGCTTCAGCGGTCGGAGCGTCCGATGTCGAGTCGGTGCCCTCTCCGTCGGCCACCCCCGTCGCCGGTTACGTCGTCGGTGCCCGATGGCTCGGCGTCGTCGAGTGA
- a CDS encoding YeeE/YedE family protein, whose amino-acid sequence MLQSAQPWHVDHGFGDLCASCHAGDPASSAKGQAHLGLRQPLADPAVSCAGCHADDSSARAERYLAVAVSTAPPPPTAPPASPPPGATASSTADRILAALAALLTIALYFVVRRELAAERRSLLAWLRAKTWSPYAAGVLLGLVVAFSEVICGRPLAASGAFDKLAAYPGRWLFPSSQYYGHIMMPGITWQVWLIVGVLAGSFASSKLSGEARWRWLPDTQWEPRFGASRKLRLAIAFFGAVMVQVGAGIAGGCTSGLAISGGAALAPAAFLFMAGMFAGGIPAAWLWYRGRAA is encoded by the coding sequence GTGCTGCAGAGCGCGCAGCCTTGGCACGTCGACCATGGGTTCGGAGACCTGTGTGCCTCATGCCATGCCGGCGATCCCGCGAGCTCGGCCAAGGGGCAGGCCCACCTGGGCCTGCGACAGCCGCTCGCCGATCCCGCGGTTTCCTGCGCCGGCTGTCACGCCGACGACTCGTCTGCGCGTGCGGAGCGTTACCTCGCGGTAGCGGTGAGCACAGCGCCGCCGCCGCCGACCGCACCGCCGGCGAGTCCGCCACCTGGAGCAACCGCGTCCTCGACAGCCGATCGCATTCTTGCCGCACTCGCCGCGCTGCTGACGATCGCGCTCTACTTCGTCGTTCGGCGCGAGCTGGCCGCGGAACGTCGCTCGCTGCTGGCGTGGCTGCGCGCCAAGACCTGGAGCCCGTACGCCGCGGGCGTGCTGCTCGGCCTCGTCGTCGCGTTCTCCGAGGTCATCTGTGGTCGACCGCTTGCCGCGTCGGGCGCCTTCGACAAGCTCGCCGCCTATCCCGGCCGCTGGCTCTTCCCGTCGAGCCAGTACTACGGGCACATCATGATGCCGGGGATCACCTGGCAGGTTTGGCTCATCGTTGGCGTTCTCGCGGGCTCGTTCGCGTCGAGCAAGCTCTCGGGTGAGGCGCGCTGGCGATGGCTGCCTGACACGCAGTGGGAGCCGCGCTTCGGCGCGAGCCGCAAGCTGCGACTCGCCATCGCGTTCTTCGGCGCGGTGATGGTCCAGGTCGGCGCCGGCATCGCGGGCGGCTGCACCAGCGGTCTCGCCATCTCCGGGGGCGCCGCGCTCGCGCCCGCGGCGTTCCTGTTCATGGCCGGCATGTTCGCCGGAGGGATCCCCGCTGCGTGGCTCTGGTACCGCGGGAGGGCCGCCTGA
- a CDS encoding YeeE/YedE family protein, protein MLDIVKALVLGLLFGWSLHKAGLTHYARIVNVYRFRDMTVIRFMLTALVVGAFAIQAGIDLGFAASAPIPPTSMLANVVGGVVFGVGMATAGYCPGTIVAEAGEGRLDAWVAGLSGLLVGAIVFGLLQPVIMPTLARVGALGRVTFASLAGASPWLVLLVFGQVVVLVLMLIARVGRTTT, encoded by the coding sequence ATGCTCGACATCGTCAAGGCCCTGGTGCTCGGTCTCCTGTTCGGCTGGTCGCTGCACAAGGCCGGGCTCACGCACTACGCGCGCATCGTGAACGTCTATCGCTTCCGCGACATGACGGTGATCCGCTTCATGCTCACCGCCCTCGTCGTCGGCGCCTTCGCGATTCAGGCGGGCATCGACCTCGGCTTTGCCGCCAGTGCACCGATCCCACCTACGTCGATGCTGGCCAACGTCGTGGGCGGCGTGGTCTTCGGCGTCGGGATGGCCACCGCCGGGTACTGCCCGGGGACGATCGTCGCGGAGGCCGGCGAGGGACGCCTGGACGCCTGGGTGGCTGGCCTGTCGGGGCTCCTCGTGGGCGCGATCGTGTTCGGCTTGCTTCAGCCGGTGATCATGCCGACGCTGGCTCGGGTGGGGGCGCTCGGGCGTGTGACGTTCGCGAGCCTCGCGGGCGCGAGCCCGTGGCTGGTGCTGCTCGTCTTCGGGCAGGTCGTCGTGCTCGTGCTGATGCTCATCGCTCGCGTGGGAAGGACGACGACGTG